In Ptiloglossa arizonensis isolate GNS036 chromosome 6, iyPtiAriz1_principal, whole genome shotgun sequence, the DNA window AAATAAgtacaatttataataaataattttagaaaattatgttttctttttcgtttcacttTTCACAACAAATggacatatatttttatttaggcATTCTTTACATTTGGGAAATCGCGGTAAGCAAATTTCTTGCCCAAATCCAACAAATAGATGATTTACCTCTTGCCAAAGATCTTTTGGAAGCCATTTTTCCAATGCAATTCTTGTTTCTTCTGGtgtctttgttggtttctctaccCAGTTTAATCTATTAGCGATACGATGCACATGCGTATCTACACCAATGCCAGAAACTTCACCCCATGCTATTTGCATACAAATATGAGCCATCTTTGGTCCCACTCCTGGTAATTCACATAATTCCTTTAATGTTTTAGGAATATCACCATCATATTTGTCAATTAAAATGGCTGATGTCTTCTTAATAAATGTCACTTTTTTCTGGAAAATATCATTACTCTTTAAACCAGTACCTTGTTTAATCAGTATTTTCTTTCAACAGAAGATTTgtgcaaaataataaaatgaatataTTTTAGGTAATAaattgtgtttttctttttaataaaatggTATATAGAAAACATTCTAAAATTTATTAACATGATATAAATCTACCTTCCAAAATCCAACTGGATATATAAGCTTTCCAAGAACATCATCAGGAGAACCTGCTATCATTTCTGCAGTACAACCATAACTGTTTAGTTTCTGCATAGCTGCATGAGTAACTTGGTCCTTAGTCTGACTGCTGAGCATCAATGCCATTAACGATTGAAACCTAGAGACTTTGGCAGAGGCTTTTGGATCGGCACATTTGTGACAACCCATTTCATCCACAGGTGCTGTTCTGTGTTTTCtcatttctttaatattttctaaaatagtTTCCCAATTTAATGGCATCCAATTATTTTCTTCGGTTTTGATTTCATTTTTCACATCATCGGTTTTTACTTCACAAATTTTTACGTCGTTcacattttcaatttcttcgcattttatttttattggtgtacgctttttcttttctgttttctttGGTAAAGTATCTTCGTTGTTAAAATACTTCGATGTTGTACCTGATGGATCTATACTGCCGGCTTTATTTCCAGATCGTAAGTATTTCGAAGATGTAAGATTATCAAGCTTTAATTTTTTACTCATTTTAGGATTATATTATAGTAACATATAAATGTAAGTTCTCTTTGATGTAACAAATACACTATATAACTGGTGACATGATTTAAAAGCAACATAACCTTTTGCACTTCTTCGCAATCCCCAATAGACAATTTAAAATTCGAATTACATGCAATCTGCGCATGTGCACTATTTGGTGAAAACTCGCACTCAACATATCATTTTACATGGATGGTTTACATTGCTTAAATTTTAGATAAACATAATAAATcaacaaattttgtaaaaatattaattgaatTCTAAAAAATACGTTCGTAGTAAGTGTTCAGAAATTTCAacaaggaaaaaatagaatcaAAAAGATCTATGTCTTACTTTtcagttatttatttttttatataatgagAATACTTACATAAATGAATGCATAAATCATGAACTAATGTAGCACGGATTTCACACAAATCATTGAAAAACTAATAACGTTATGTATATTCATTCTATGATAGCATTGAATCCAGATAAagttttcagaatttttttGAAGATTTTAAAAATATGCTCTTTCATAAATTctattaaataaaatagtttTGTTCTTTTTACGAAAGCTATATTTCATTCgttgtaataaatttataaaatattaaaaataaatgatagaatttataaataattatatttttatgtatgaTAAAAATTGACCCTTTATCATAAATGCAATTttgatatgaaataaaattaaaactatacataaataaaaaattttacttaGAAATACTTCAATAATCTTTTTAGATTTATAGCTGATAATCAGAACATCTTGACTGTAGATTatcttatacatatatacacaataTTACCCAGTCTCAATAGTTATATGAAAAATCAGTAAAACAGAGTCCAAAATTCCGTGAAAGAGTtaagatatttatattataaaagatGTACTTGTATTATAATAGACATACATGCTAATTAAATTGTATGCAGTTAGATGTACTAATTATAAATAACa includes these proteins:
- the Nthl1 gene encoding nth-like DNA glycosylase 1, which gives rise to MSKKLKLDNLTSSKYLRSGNKAGSIDPSGTTSKYFNNEDTLPKKTEKKKRTPIKIKCEEIENVNDVKICEVKTDDVKNEIKTEENNWMPLNWETILENIKEMRKHRTAPVDEMGCHKCADPKASAKVSRFQSLMALMLSSQTKDQVTHAAMQKLNSYGCTAEMIAGSPDDVLGKLIYPVGFWKKKVTFIKKTSAILIDKYDGDIPKTLKELCELPGVGPKMAHICMQIAWGEVSGIGVDTHVHRIANRLNWVEKPTKTPEETRIALEKWLPKDLWQEVNHLFVGFGQEICLPRFPKCKECLNKNICPFVVKSETKKKT